TCGCGGATCCAGTCAGCGAGGCAATTGCGGCAAAATCCCGCAAGCCCCATAAGCTCGATATTCTGCGCATCGTGGCGGTGCTGCAAATGGCGCACCAGTCGGCGAAATGCCGCCGCTGCAATCGCATCATCCAGCCGTTCGACCGCATTCTCTGAATTCGTATCCATCAATTGGTATCCTTTGAGACTATTCCTTGAGTTGAAACACAACTGTGTCATAGCATTGTTTCATGTCACGCACCGCACTCAGTCGGCTCGACCCGCGAAGCCGTAAAGTCAAAATTCTTGCAACGATTGGTCCAGCCAGCCGCGACCCTGAGGTTCTGCGGCGCTTGCTGAAAGCCGGGGCCGACGCGTTTCGTGTCAACATGAGCCATGGCGAACATGCCGATCATGCCGCGACGATCAAGGGCATTCGCGCGCTGGAAAAGGAATTCAACCGACCGATTGCAATTCTAGCCGATCTGCAAGGTCCTAAGCTGCGTGTAGGCACGTTCAAGGATGGCCAAGCGGTCATTCGCCATTCGGGCCATTTCACGCTTGATCGCGATCCCGAACCAGGCGACGAGACACGGGTGTGCCTACCGCACCCTGAGCTGTTCGGCATCTTGGAAAAGGGGCAGCGACTGCTCATCAATGACGGCAAGATCCGCTTGCGAGTGCTTGAGGCCAGCGCAGACAAAATCCTGTGTTCGGCGGAAGTTGGCGGCGTGATTTCTGATCGCAAGGGTGTGAATGTGCCCGACGCCGAAGTTCCTATCCCGGCGCTGACAGAGAAGGATCGCAAGGACCTGGCCTTTGCGATCAAGCAGAATGTCGACTGGATCGGACTTAGTTTTGTCCAGCGACCCGAAGACCTTGCCGAAGCCCGTAAGCTGATGGGCGGCTATGGTGCGCTATGCGCCAAAATCGAAAAGCCGATGGCGGTCCGGCGTCTTTCTGAGATTATCGAGATGTCAGACGGCATCATGGTAGCACGAGGAGACTTAGGCGTTGAACTGGAACCGCAAGAGGTTCCGCCGCTGCAGAAGAAGATCGTCAACGCAACCCGAACTGCGGGCAAGCCGGTGATCGTCGCGACCCAAATGCTCGAAAGCATGATCGAGAGCCCCACACCCACCCGCGCTGAAGTGTCTGACGTAGCAAACGCGGTCTACGATGGCGCAGATGCGGTGATGCTCTCAGCAGAAACGGCAGCAGGTGATTGGCCGGAGGAAGCAGTCGCCATGATGGACAAGATCGCCGAACAAGTCGAGCGTAGCGAGGAC
The Altererythrobacter ishigakiensis genome window above contains:
- a CDS encoding DUF1244 domain-containing protein; this encodes MDTNSENAVERLDDAIAAAAFRRLVRHLQHRHDAQNIELMGLAGFCRNCLADWIRDSGFDGDKAAARELIHGMPMEEWKATRQKPATEEQLAAMEASIAKNRVD
- the pyk gene encoding pyruvate kinase — translated: MSRTALSRLDPRSRKVKILATIGPASRDPEVLRRLLKAGADAFRVNMSHGEHADHAATIKGIRALEKEFNRPIAILADLQGPKLRVGTFKDGQAVIRHSGHFTLDRDPEPGDETRVCLPHPELFGILEKGQRLLINDGKIRLRVLEASADKILCSAEVGGVISDRKGVNVPDAEVPIPALTEKDRKDLAFAIKQNVDWIGLSFVQRPEDLAEARKLMGGYGALCAKIEKPMAVRRLSEIIEMSDGIMVARGDLGVELEPQEVPPLQKKIVNATRTAGKPVIVATQMLESMIESPTPTRAEVSDVANAVYDGADAVMLSAETAAGDWPEEAVAMMDKIAEQVERSEDYRARVRFLDTPPDATTSDALAHSCMTIADTVAISAITVFTASGSTARRVARERPDTPMLVLTPSMKTARRVALLWGAHAVATKDIGSFEEMIAKGKRMALRHGFGKAGSKLIALAGVPFGTPGATNLLHVVTLTGDELDNHRG